Proteins encoded together in one bacterium window:
- the pdxH gene encoding pyridoxamine 5'-phosphate oxidase produces the protein MIVQKSIHNLRREYKVNKLSEETVHKNPFKQFEIWFSEVIKLKLKEPNAMVLATSDKNAKPSARVVLLKGFRKDGFVFFTNYNSTKGKSLKENPSAALLFFWAELERQVRIEGKVKKISRLESQKYFNSRPLASRIAAWASEQSKIISDRHFIDLRFAELKNQFKGKRIPVPQNWGGFVLVPDYFEFWQGRENRLHDRICYRKMKSGWKIFRLAP, from the coding sequence ATGATAGTACAAAAATCTATTCATAATTTACGGCGTGAATATAAGGTAAACAAATTATCTGAGGAAACGGTTCACAAAAACCCTTTTAAGCAGTTTGAAATATGGTTTTCGGAAGTGATAAAATTGAAATTAAAAGAGCCAAACGCAATGGTTCTCGCAACTTCAGATAAAAACGCAAAGCCTTCTGCGAGAGTTGTGTTGCTAAAGGGTTTTAGAAAAGATGGATTTGTTTTTTTTACCAACTATAACAGCACTAAAGGAAAAAGTCTAAAAGAAAATCCATCGGCAGCACTTTTATTTTTTTGGGCTGAATTGGAAAGACAGGTTAGGATTGAAGGTAAAGTAAAAAAAATATCACGTTTGGAATCACAAAAGTATTTTAATTCACGACCACTTGCTAGTCGCATCGCCGCCTGGGCTTCAGAACAGAGTAAAATAATTTCCGACAGACATTTTATTGACCTCAGGTTCGCAGAATTAAAAAATCAGTTTAAAGGGAAAAGAATACCGGTTCCTCAAAATTGGGGAGGCTTTGTTTTAGTCCCGGATTATTTTGAATTCTGGCAGGGAAGGGAAAACCGTTTGCACGACAGAATTTGTTACAGGAAAATGAAAAGTGGTTGGAAAATTTTCAGGCTTGCACCTTAA
- a CDS encoding DUF1207 domain-containing protein, translating to MRFILIVSLLLILRINSFAQTTTEWFPADLNIQPFTANFLEPKTGFQYLFDLEKVRIDIGTSHDIIHWIDKDRSFSFGADFFTYTRARSEANFKFPVETVDYLFGVNGSYKYEIDESELGVRLRFNHISAHLVDGYYDAGTESWMNGREPFVYSKEFFELIGYYKIYDLRVYLGITYNIHIVPDEIKKEIFQIGFDYYPDKLATSVFTPFVAYDFKLVGTDKYVGNNIISAGIKFGHPESRGFSILASYFSGKSVHGEFYDLNENYATIGINLDI from the coding sequence ATGCGATTTATACTTATTGTTTCATTATTGCTTATCCTCAGAATTAATTCTTTTGCACAAACGACAACTGAATGGTTTCCGGCTGATTTAAATATTCAACCATTCACTGCTAATTTTCTTGAACCAAAAACTGGATTTCAATATCTCTTCGATCTTGAAAAAGTACGAATTGATATAGGAACTTCACACGATATTATTCACTGGATTGATAAGGACCGATCATTTTCATTTGGCGCTGATTTTTTTACTTACACACGTGCACGATCGGAAGCAAATTTTAAATTCCCGGTTGAAACCGTCGATTATCTATTTGGAGTTAATGGAAGTTACAAGTATGAAATTGATGAAAGCGAATTGGGTGTGAGGCTTCGTTTCAATCACATCAGTGCACATCTTGTTGATGGTTATTACGATGCTGGAACAGAAAGCTGGATGAATGGCAGAGAACCATTTGTTTACAGCAAAGAATTTTTTGAGCTGATTGGTTACTATAAAATTTATGATTTACGCGTTTACCTCGGAATTACTTATAATATTCATATCGTCCCGGATGAAATTAAAAAAGAAATTTTTCAGATTGGATTTGATTACTACCCTGATAAACTTGCAACATCAGTATTTACACCTTTCGTTGCTTATGATTTTAAATTAGTTGGAACAGATAAATATGTAGGCAACAATATCATTTCTGCAGGAATAAAATTTGGTCATCCTGAATCACGAGGTTTCAGTATTTTAGCATCATACTTTTCTGGCAAGAGTGTACACGGAGAGTTTTACGATCTAAATGAAAATTATGCTACAATCGGAATTAACCTGGATATTTAA
- a CDS encoding archease, translating to MNGNYKFVDHTADIAAELEGSSLQDLFEAGAKAWFTAITSDESIEADDYMEIELSASSKEELLVTFLNELNYLLLAKRWLYVSIESFKLFEDAEGFELSAELKGAPVSIDFPMKHEIKSVTYHQVEIVEVNGKYSTLVVFDI from the coding sequence ATGAATGGCAATTACAAATTCGTGGATCACACTGCTGACATTGCAGCAGAATTGGAAGGCAGCAGTCTTCAGGATTTATTTGAAGCTGGTGCAAAAGCATGGTTCACTGCAATAACCAGCGATGAATCCATTGAAGCAGATGATTATATGGAAATTGAACTTTCAGCTTCATCCAAAGAAGAGCTTCTGGTTACTTTCTTAAATGAGCTTAATTATTTACTGCTTGCAAAAAGATGGTTGTATGTATCAATCGAATCATTTAAACTATTTGAGGATGCTGAAGGTTTTGAGCTATCTGCCGAATTAAAAGGAGCACCTGTGTCAATCGATTTTCCAATGAAGCACGAAATAAAATCTGTAACGTATCATCAAGTTGAGATAGTGGAAGTAAATGGCAAGTACTCAACCCTTGTTGTTTTTGATATTTAA
- a CDS encoding EamA family transporter, giving the protein MKNLSEHQKGILYVFTAALLWSSGGLFIKLISFNAMQLSFFRCLIAAITFALIFKKRTLIFNKLSLINSFIYAIVLITFVIATKTTTAANAIFLQATAPIYVLIFEPLLNKTRYERINIITVGVCIIGMILFFVGKLEPGHLEGNLVALISGITFAALFLGMKQNDQKYQQSSIFWGNILVALICIPFLSSLKVISFSDLWMVSFLGVFQIALAYAFFASGLKRIYAVEASIISMIEPVLNPVWVFIGYGETPSVTAIIGGVIILCAILVRSLISQSPMIKKRFNF; this is encoded by the coding sequence ATGAAAAATCTTTCCGAACATCAAAAAGGAATACTTTACGTTTTCACTGCTGCCTTACTCTGGAGCAGCGGTGGACTCTTTATAAAGCTGATTTCCTTTAATGCAATGCAGTTATCTTTTTTCAGATGCTTGATAGCTGCTATCACATTTGCTCTAATTTTTAAAAAACGAACACTTATTTTCAATAAGCTCAGCCTGATCAATTCATTTATTTATGCGATAGTTTTAATCACATTTGTTATTGCCACAAAAACTACAACTGCTGCAAATGCTATTTTCCTGCAGGCAACTGCACCGATTTACGTATTGATATTCGAGCCTCTGCTAAATAAAACACGATACGAAAGAATCAACATCATTACAGTCGGTGTCTGCATAATCGGAATGATTTTGTTCTTTGTAGGAAAGCTTGAACCAGGACATCTTGAAGGAAATCTTGTTGCATTAATTTCTGGAATTACGTTCGCGGCATTGTTTTTAGGGATGAAACAGAATGACCAGAAATATCAACAGAGCAGTATTTTCTGGGGAAATATTCTTGTTGCATTGATATGTATTCCTTTCCTGTCGTCACTAAAAGTAATCAGCTTTTCAGATTTGTGGATGGTTAGCTTTCTCGGAGTTTTTCAGATAGCACTTGCTTATGCATTCTTTGCTTCGGGACTAAAAAGAATTTATGCAGTTGAAGCTTCCATCATTTCAATGATTGAACCTGTACTCAATCCGGTTTGGGTTTTCATTGGATATGGCGAGACACCATCAGTAACGGCAATTATCGGAGGAGTAATTATTTTGTGTGCAATCCTAGTGAGAAGTTTAATTTCACAATCACCTATGATTAAGAAGAGATTCAATTTTTAG
- a CDS encoding radical SAM protein: protein MLLLCNYYVTYRCNAFCEFCHFGDHTNFKDTPYADLEDFKSNVEQLAKLGVKFIDLTGGEPLLHKDIHLMAEFAHELKMQTSITTNTLLYPKFAEKLAGKINLLHFSLDSPDEEEHNKIRKVDCYKSIFKSIEIAKSLGEFPDVLFTVTNETYKKLPRMHELAAKYDLVLLVNPVFSYFGNPGLTQEAVDLVDDYCDGKMNVYLNKAFMKLRRDGGNDISNPSCKAVSRVVVISPYNEIILPCYHFANDKIKIDKPISEIRKSEKIKHFLKMEGRFDFCQGCTVNCYFEPSFAFPTNLYAISSLTSKFKYSYNKLIKQKIQKKLISKPESN, encoded by the coding sequence ATGCTGCTTCTCTGCAATTATTATGTGACATATCGTTGTAATGCTTTTTGTGAGTTCTGCCATTTTGGTGATCACACCAATTTTAAGGATACACCATATGCCGATCTTGAAGATTTTAAATCAAATGTTGAGCAGCTTGCAAAGCTTGGAGTAAAGTTTATTGATCTGACCGGTGGTGAACCTCTTCTGCATAAAGACATTCACTTAATGGCTGAGTTTGCTCACGAACTTAAAATGCAGACAAGCATTACAACCAATACGCTTCTTTATCCAAAGTTCGCTGAAAAGCTTGCGGGAAAAATTAATCTACTGCACTTTTCATTGGATTCACCCGATGAAGAAGAGCACAATAAAATTAGAAAAGTTGATTGCTACAAATCAATTTTCAAAAGTATTGAAATAGCAAAATCGCTTGGTGAATTTCCTGATGTTCTTTTCACTGTAACAAACGAGACGTACAAAAAGTTGCCACGAATGCACGAATTAGCTGCAAAGTATGATTTGGTTTTACTGGTAAATCCGGTTTTTTCATATTTTGGTAATCCCGGATTAACTCAGGAAGCAGTTGATCTTGTCGATGATTATTGTGATGGGAAAATGAATGTATATCTTAACAAAGCTTTTATGAAATTAAGAAGAGATGGAGGAAACGATATCAGCAATCCAAGCTGCAAAGCTGTTTCAAGAGTTGTTGTCATTTCACCCTATAATGAGATTATTCTGCCCTGTTATCATTTTGCAAATGATAAAATTAAAATTGACAAACCAATTAGTGAAATCAGAAAATCTGAAAAGATAAAACACTTTCTTAAAATGGAAGGACGATTTGATTTTTGTCAGGGCTGCACAGTTAATTGTTACTTCGAACCTTCGTTTGCATTCCCAACAAACTTGTACGCAATTTCAAGTTTGACTTCCAAATTCAAATACAGCTACAACAAACTCATCAAACAGAAGATTCAGAAAAAACTCATCTCGAAACCAGAAAGTAATTAA